The following DNA comes from Chitinophaga nivalis.
AGTGCCGCTCATTTTGAAGCAGCCAGCGAAGCCTATAAAGACAGTTCTATCAGTCTTGCCAAAACAGACGCCCTGTTTCAACCAGTAATGGCGCTGATGATTGGCCTGAGTGTAATCATGACGGTATTCATTGGCGGGCTGCAGGTAATACAAGGTAACATCACGGTAGGAAACCTGGCGGAGTTTGTGATATATGTGAATATGCTGATGTTTCCTTTCTTTTCCATTGGTATGGTGGCTTCCATGATACAACGGGCGGCAGCCTCACAGCAGCGCATCAACGAATTTCTGCGCATAGCGCCGGATATCACCGATGCGCCCGATGCGCGAACAGCCGCGCTGAAAGGCGGTGTGCAGCTGCAAAACGTCTCGTTCACCTATCCGCATACCGGTATTACTGCGATCCGTCATTTCAACCTGCGTATCGAACCGGGCCAGAAGGTAGCCGTTATCGGCAGAACTGGTTCCGGGAAAAGCACACTGGCGCAGCTGTTGCTGCGCATGTATGATCCGCAGGAAGGAAAGGTGATGCTGGATGGGCATGATATACGCCAGCTACACCTGGCGAATGTACGTGGTCAGATCAGTTATGTGCCGCAGGACGTATATCTCTTTTCAGATACCGTTGCCAACAATATCCGCTTCGGGGATCCGGCAGCAGACCTGAAAACCGTACAAACCGCCGCCCGGCAGGCTTATGTAGAAAAAGATATCCTGGGCTTCAGCGAAGGTTTCGAAACCGAAATAGGGGAGCGGGGGGTAACACTCAGTGGTGGCCAGAAACAAAGGATCTCCATTGCCCGGGCGCTGATCAAAAATCCGGATATCCTCATTTTCGATGATTGCCTCTCTGCCGTGGATGCCCGTACGGAGAAAGAGATTATTGGTAACCTGTATGCCTATCTGAAAAGTAAAACTGCCATTATCATTACGCACCGTATTTTCTCTCTGTTTGCATTCGATAAAATCATTGTGATGGACGAAGGACGCATTGCAGAAGAGGGCACGCATGATGAATTATTATCATTGAATGGATACTATGCTGAATTATATGCGCGACAACAATCAGGAGATGATGAAGGTGTAACTGAGTAAAAATCATGATCTTGTATATGCCCTGCTACAGCGTTTTACAAGCCGTTTTTATGATTTTTCAAAATCATTTAAAAATATTTTGATATTTGTAAAACAATAGTATATTTGTCTCTTATTGTAACAGGATTTGATTCGTTAACACTTAAATCTATCAACTGTGGCGTACGAAAACAACAATCAACAGGAAAGAAACAATGATAGCATCTTTTCTAAACGATTGAAAGCGGGCAAAAGAAGAACGTACTTCTTTGATGTAAAGACCACTCGGGGAAACGACTATTTTCTTACTATTACTGAAAGTAAGAAGCGTTTTAATGACAACGGTTATGACAGGCATAAAGTATTCCTGTACAAGGAAGACTTTAACAAGTTCCTGAACGCCTTAACCGAAACCATCAACTATGTAAAAACTGAGTTGATGCCCGATTTCGATTTTGATGCCTACAACCACGACTATGTGCAGGAAGATCAGGACGAAACAGAAGGTGCTGAAGTAGAAGCTTCACCAGTGACTGAAACCGTTCCTGTAGAGGCGTCTGTAACCGCTCAGGCTTCTCATAGCACTGATGAGGTAGATAAATGGTAATCTTTAATTTAAGATAAAACGCAACCTCCGGATTTTTCCGGGGGTTTTTTTGTGCCTGCTGTTACTGTCATATGCCGGCAGTCTATTATTTATAGTTTCCCCGTCTCTACTTCCAGCAAGGCGATGGTGCCCTGTGGGGTGTCGTTTTCATCTTCAATGGCAGTAATGCGCAATGCAATGTGCATGTTATGTATCCGTTTCAACTGTTCGATCCGCTGCCGGATGTTTTCCAGGGCAAATGATTCATGCAATGGTGAGGGGTTGGGCCGGGCATGATGGATACCCACTCCATTATCCTGTACGGCAATGTGCAGGAGTGTTCCCTGCAGATACATCCGGATATGTACCAGGCTATCGGGCGATTGTTTGGGCAGCAGCCCATGTTTAATGGCGTTTTCTACCAGCGGCTGTACCAAAAGCGGGGGAACGGAGATGAAGAGCGTATCCAGCTTCGTATCCACTTCTATCAGGTAATTAAGTGCATCTCCGAAACGCAGCTTTTCCAGTTTGAGATAATTGTGCAGAAGGTCTATTTCCTTCTGTAAAGGAATGAGGCCTTTGGCAATGTTA
Coding sequences within:
- a CDS encoding ABC transporter ATP-binding protein produces the protein MKQLAALNKYFLANKWRLILGLLFTAISIVFSVFQPIMVRQIFDLLAHNLDEYRLLSDTGLKGAFRADFSRVLAFYGISILLFALLSGFFLFLQRQTLIVMSRHIEYELKNEVYRHYQRLDLNFFKMHRTGDMMSRITEDVSRVRMYVGPAIMYASRTLFLIVIIVYLMIQVNPLLTLYTLSPLPLLALTIYYVNKIIHRKSERIQSQLSNITSIAQESYSGIRVIKSYIQEDASAAHFEAASEAYKDSSISLAKTDALFQPVMALMIGLSVIMTVFIGGLQVIQGNITVGNLAEFVIYVNMLMFPFFSIGMVASMIQRAAASQQRINEFLRIAPDITDAPDARTAALKGGVQLQNVSFTYPHTGITAIRHFNLRIEPGQKVAVIGRTGSGKSTLAQLLLRMYDPQEGKVMLDGHDIRQLHLANVRGQISYVPQDVYLFSDTVANNIRFGDPAADLKTVQTAARQAYVEKDILGFSEGFETEIGERGVTLSGGQKQRISIARALIKNPDILIFDDCLSAVDARTEKEIIGNLYAYLKSKTAIIITHRIFSLFAFDKIIVMDEGRIAEEGTHDELLSLNGYYAELYARQQSGDDEGVTE
- a CDS encoding PUR family DNA/RNA-binding protein, with protein sequence MAYENNNQQERNNDSIFSKRLKAGKRRTYFFDVKTTRGNDYFLTITESKKRFNDNGYDRHKVFLYKEDFNKFLNALTETINYVKTELMPDFDFDAYNHDYVQEDQDETEGAEVEASPVTETVPVEASVTAQASHSTDEVDKW